One genomic window of Punica granatum isolate Tunisia-2019 chromosome 1, ASM765513v2, whole genome shotgun sequence includes the following:
- the LOC116197378 gene encoding serine/arginine-rich splicing factor RS31 — MRPVFVGNFEYETRQSELERLFSKYGRVERVDMKSGFAFVYFEDERDAADAIRGLDNVPFGYDRRRLSVEWAKGERGKLHDGRANRRPTKTLFVINFDPIHTRVRDIERHFEPYGKILNVRIRRNFAFVQFETQEDATKALECTHMSKLLDRVVSVEYALRDDGERDERFDSPRRGSYGRRGDSPFRRSPSPVYRRRPSPDYGRPRSPDYDRYDGPAYDRRRSPDYGRPRSPEYGRYRSPSPIRQRSRT; from the exons ATGAGGCCCGTCTTCGTTGGGAACTTTGAGTACGAAACTCGCCAGTCCGAGCTGGAGCGCCTGTTCTCCAAGTATGGTCGGGTCGAGCGCGTTGACATGAAATCCG GGTTTGCTTTTGTATATTTTGAGGATGAACGTGATGCTGCTGATGCCATTCGTGGCCTTGATAATGTACCATTTGGTTATGACCGACGTAGGCTATCGGTGGAGTGGGCTAAG GGAGAACGTGGCAAGCTCCATGATGGTAGGGCAAATCGGAGACCCACTAAAACACTTTTTGTGATCAACTTTGATCCGATACACACTAGGGTGCGTGACATAGAGAGACACTTTGAACCTTATGGGAAGATCCTGAATGTTCGGATCAGAAGGAACTTTGCGTTTGTGCAGTTTGAGACGCAGGAAGATGCTACTAAGGCACTGGAGTGCACCCATATGAG CAAGCTACTAGATAGGGTTGTCTCAGTGGAGTATGCACTAAGAGATGATGGGGAGAGAGACGAGAGATTTGACAGCCCTAGAAGGGGGAGCTATGGTCGGCGTGGGGATAGTCCTTTCAGGAGGTCACCAAGTCCGGTATACCGTCGGCGACCCAGCCCTGATTACGGTCGTCCTCGGAGCCCAGATTATGATCGCTATGATGGTCCAGCTTATGATAGACGCAGGAGTCCTGATTATGGCCGACCTAGAAGCCCTGAGTATGGCCGATACCGCAG CCCGTCACCCATCAGGCAGAGGTCAAGGACTTGA
- the LOC116197392 gene encoding calcium-binding protein KIC has product MEDGSQSQPKAADTPAPSEGREFEDLLPVMAEKLDMDTFVSELCGGFRLLADPVRGLITSESLRKNSALLGMEGMSAEESEAMVREGDLDRDGALNESEFCILMVRLSPGMMQDAEAWLEKAIEEELSRSSR; this is encoded by the coding sequence ATGGAGGACGGAAGCCAGTCTCAACCGAAGGCCGCAGATACACCAGCGCCTTCAGAGGGCAGAGAGTTCGAGGATCTGCTGCCGGTAATGGCGGAGAAGCTCGACATGGACACCTTCGTGTCGGAGCTGTGCGGGGGCTTCCGCCTCCTAGCAGATCCTGTAAGGGGCCTGATAACGTCTGAGAGCCTGAGGAAGAACTCTGCGCTCCTTGGGATGGAGGGGATGAGCGCTGAAGAATCGGAGGCCATGGTCAGAGAAGGGGACCTCGACAGGGACGGAGCCCTCAATGAGTCCGAATTCTGTATCCTCATGGTCAGACTCAGCCCCGGGATGATGCAAGATGCTGAGGCATGGCTGGAGAAAGCGATCGAAGAAGAACTGAGCAGGTCCTCCCGTTGA
- the LOC116192016 gene encoding AAA-ATPase At2g46620 — translation MAAIINGSLVLLLVAAAVSAFLLRVLFYKTGFIYAVKKQWRSVEDCFHVYQIFKVPEFNDGKQENLLYRKVSAYLQSLPSIEDSDFTNLFTGRSRHDIVLRLDPNQVVHDTFLGARVSWVNDDTGPARVFALRIRKADKRRILRPYLQHIHTVSDELDQRKRELRLYVNSEWDPARSGGRGRWRSVPFTHPSTLETIAMEPDLKNRVKSDLELFLKSQQYYHRLGRVWKRSFLLYGPSGTGKSSFVAAMANFLSYDVYDIDLSRITDDADLRTLLLETSSRSVIVIEDLDRFLMEKPGSVSLSGILNFMDGILSSCCAEERIMVFTMNSKDHIDPAILRPGRIDVHIHFPLCDFSSFRSLANSCLGVTDHKLFPQVEEIFQTGARLSPAEIGELMITNRNSPNRALKSVITALRTGGDARVPTKIGQRLCEDVSSSADSSGIFFKDSNAIKDIKRLYGFLRIKSSRKSSHSFDEASGQNVR, via the coding sequence ATGGCGGCGATCATTAACGGCAGCCTGGTTCTCCTCCTCGTCGCCGCCGCCGTATCGGCGTTCCTGCTCCGGGTCCTCTTCTACAAGACGGGGTTCATCTACGCCGTGAAGAAGCAGTGGCGGTCGGTGGAGGACTGCTTCCACGTCTACCAGATCTTTAAGGTGCCGGAGTTCAACGACGGCAAGCAGGAGAACCTCCTCTACCGGAAAGTCTCCGCCTACCTCCAATCCCTCCCTTCCATCGAGGACTCCGATTTCACCAACCTCTTCACCGGCCGGAGCCGCCACGACATCGTCCTCCGCCTCGACCCCAACCAGGTCGTCCACGACACCTTCCTCGGCGCCCGCGTCTCCTGGGTCAACGACGACACCGGCCCCGCCCGCGTCTTCGCCCTCAGGATCAGGAAGGCCGACAAGCGCCGCATCCTCCGCCCTTACCTCCAGCACATCCACACCGTCTCCGATGAGCTCGACCAGAGGAAGCGGGAGCTCCGGCTCTACGTGAACTCGGAGTGGGACCCGGCGCGATCGGGCGGCCGCGGGAGGTGGCGTTCCGTCCCCTTCACCCACCCGTCCACCCTCGAGACGATCGCCATGGAGCCCGATTTGAAGAACCGGGTGAAGTCCGACCTCGAGCTATTCCTCAAGTCGCAGCAGTACTACCACCGACTGGGCCGGGTCTGGAAGCGGAGCTTCCTCCTGTATGGCCCGTCGGGGACCGGGAAATCGAGCTTCGTCGCTGCCATGGCCAATTTTCTGTCCTACGACGTGTACGACATTGATCTCTCTAGGATTACGGACGATGCCGACTTGAGGACGCTCCTGCTGGAAACCAGCAGCAGGTCTGTGATAGTCATTGAGGACCTCGATCGGTTTTTGATGGAGAAACCCGGGTCCGTGAGCCTATCGGGAATCCTGAACTTCATGGACGGGATACTGAGCTCGTGCTGCGCCGAGGAGAGGATCATGGTGTTTACGATGAACTCGAAGGACCATATTGACCCTGCCATACTGAGGCCCGGGCGGATAGACGTGCATATACATTTCCCGCTGTGCGACTTCTCTTCGTTCAGGAGCCTGGCCAACAGCTGCCTCGGGGTCACCGATCACAAGCTGTTCCCCCAAGTCGAGGAGATTTTCCAGACAGGGGCGAGGCTGAGCCCTGCCGAGATCGGGGAGCTGATGATCACGAACCGGAACTCACCGAACCGGGCACTTAAGTCAGTCATCACTGCCCTCAGGACCGGAGGCGACGCGAGGGTCCCTACAAAAATCGGGCAGCGGTTGTGCGAGGACGTGTCTTCCTCCGCCGACTCGAGCGGTATATTCTTCAAGGATAGTAATGCAATCAAGGATATCAAGAGACTGTACGGTTTCTTGAGGATTAAGAGCAGCAGAAAGTCGTCGCACTCTTTCGACGAGGCTTCAGGGCAAAACGTCCGATGA